In Deferribacteraceae bacterium V6Fe1, one genomic interval encodes:
- a CDS encoding chemotaxis protein, producing MKILRLIAGICLFFMVVYPDFAVSEELGLYHKNVLNIANECRSEIVDLFNSYIGSGKLKVNQIFDTFYIPIPNTYPQKYHTQYDMVTDEELRKILDNCLEKDKNFIFVVAVDKNGYLPTHNTKYSQKLTGNPEIDILKNRTKRIFNDRTGLAAARNTEPYLLQSYNRDTGEKMYDLSVPIFINNKHWGALRIGYKEK from the coding sequence ATGAAAATCTTGAGATTAATAGCAGGGATTTGCCTATTTTTTATGGTAGTTTACCCTGATTTTGCTGTTTCCGAAGAGCTTGGTTTGTATCATAAAAATGTTTTAAATATTGCAAATGAATGTAGAAGTGAAATCGTAGATTTGTTTAACAGTTATATCGGTTCGGGTAAGTTAAAGGTAAACCAAATATTTGATACCTTTTATATCCCGATACCTAACACTTATCCTCAAAAATATCATACCCAATATGATATGGTGACCGACGAAGAGTTAAGAAAGATATTGGATAACTGCCTTGAAAAAGATAAAAATTTTATATTTGTAGTTGCCGTTGATAAAAACGGTTATCTGCCCACCCATAACACAAAGTATTCTCAAAAACTTACAGGTAATCCTGAGATAGATATTTTGAAAAACAGGACTAAGCGAATATTCAATGACAGGACGGGGCTGGCTGCGGCAAGAAACACTGAACCGTATCTTTTGCAAAGTTATAATAGGGATACAGGTGAAAAAATGTATGATTTGTCCGTGCCAATTTTTATTAACAACAAGCATTGGGGAGCTTTAAGGATTGGGTATAAGGAAAAATAA
- a CDS encoding transcriptional repressor, whose translation MLGIKKLLTDKKIRVTKNKIKLLGYLIDKNCPVTAVEIIDIFSKESNLNKSTVYRIMDEFCEKGIVLKFLSENGEYMYCFGKGEGSSHVHLVCDKCGDYYCKSINLEKISNDFDNFQTLSVNATFHGICSNCGKK comes from the coding sequence ATGCTTGGTATAAAAAAACTTTTAACTGACAAAAAGATAAGGGTAACTAAAAATAAAATCAAATTGCTTGGATATTTGATTGATAAGAATTGTCCCGTAACTGCCGTTGAGATAATTGATATTTTTTCCAAAGAGAGCAATTTAAACAAATCAACTGTTTATCGGATAATGGATGAATTTTGCGAAAAAGGGATAGTTTTAAAATTTTTAAGTGAAAATGGCGAGTATATGTACTGCTTTGGGAAGGGTGAGGGGAGCAGCCACGTTCATTTGGTGTGTGACAAATGCGGTGATTATTATTGTAAAAGTATAAACCTTGAAAAAATTTCTAACGATTTTGACAATTTTCAGACTTTATCAGTAAATGCAACATTCCATGGTATTTGTTCTAATTGCGGTAAAAAATAA
- a CDS encoding metal ABC transporter permease, translating to MEIFQYDFFLNAIYTVLLASIVCGIAGALIVVNQMVFLTGAVAHAAYGGVGLAFFFGLPVLPTTLVFSLLSSSALGVYTANKTYRVDSVIGIFWALGMALGIILIDFTPGYKADLMSYLFGSLIAVSQSDINMIFILDVIAILFLVAFYQKLVLFSFDKEFAYVKGINISLIHTLIIILASISIVILIKVVGLILVVALLTIPQHLAENKSNNLFQMIIISTVYTLFFGLSGLLFSYYFNTTSGASIILVASFWFVIEKFLAVLKNAWYKKTFN from the coding sequence TTGGAAATATTTCAGTATGACTTTTTTTTAAATGCCATATATACTGTTTTGTTGGCAAGTATAGTTTGCGGGATTGCCGGTGCATTGATTGTTGTCAATCAAATGGTATTTCTCACGGGTGCCGTTGCTCATGCCGCTTATGGCGGGGTAGGGCTTGCCTTTTTTTTTGGTTTGCCTGTTTTGCCTACTACTTTGGTCTTTTCACTGTTAAGCTCATCCGCGTTAGGAGTATATACCGCTAATAAGACATACAGAGTTGATAGTGTTATAGGTATTTTTTGGGCACTTGGAATGGCGCTTGGTATTATTCTTATCGACTTTACGCCCGGCTACAAGGCTGATTTGATGAGTTATCTTTTTGGTAGTCTGATTGCAGTTTCACAAAGTGATATTAATATGATTTTTATTCTTGATGTGATTGCAATTTTATTTTTAGTAGCTTTTTATCAAAAACTTGTTCTTTTTTCTTTTGATAAGGAGTTTGCGTATGTAAAAGGGATAAATATAAGTTTAATTCATACGCTTATCATTATCTTGGCGTCAATTTCCATTGTGATTTTAATCAAGGTTGTAGGTTTGATTTTGGTGGTAGCACTTCTTACCATACCTCAGCATTTGGCTGAAAATAAGTCTAACAATCTTTTTCAGATGATAATTATTTCTACTGTTTACACTTTATTTTTTGGCCTTTCAGGGCTTTTGTTTTCATATTATTTCAATACTACTTCCGGTGCATCTATAATATTAGTGGCATCATTTTGGTTTGTAATTGAAAAATTTTTGGCGGTTTTGAAAAATGCTTGGTATAAAAAAACTTTTAACTGA
- a CDS encoding metal ABC transporter ATP-binding protein: MSNYIVNVENVYFSYNGTYALENVNLNVKEKDFLMVVGPNGGGKTTLVKLLLGILKPSKGEIKMFGQSPADVLDRIGYVPQKTNNKNEIPLSVLECTLLGLQSRFFRFGYSKSETKKAEDVLEQLEMLELKDKKMTELSGGQVQRVYLARALISNPELLILDEPTSNIDPYGSFCFFSLLEKINADKTIIVVTHNLNLLATKINSVACVNRYLLYNDKPELTKEMMEIMYGIHDEHTCSIGAYVSEEIDHLTKCEHRDKCMKTFNSVK, from the coding sequence ATGAGTAATTATATTGTAAATGTAGAAAATGTATATTTTTCATACAATGGCACATATGCTTTGGAAAATGTAAATTTAAATGTGAAGGAAAAAGATTTTTTGATGGTGGTTGGGCCAAATGGCGGCGGAAAAACTACCCTTGTAAAACTTTTGCTTGGTATTCTAAAACCCTCAAAGGGTGAAATAAAAATGTTTGGTCAATCCCCTGCAGATGTGCTTGACAGGATTGGATATGTGCCCCAAAAGACAAATAACAAAAATGAAATCCCGTTAAGCGTCTTGGAATGTACACTCCTTGGTTTGCAGAGTAGGTTTTTTAGGTTTGGTTATTCAAAAAGTGAAACAAAAAAGGCTGAAGATGTGCTTGAGCAGCTTGAGATGTTAGAGCTTAAGGATAAAAAAATGACCGAGCTGTCTGGCGGGCAAGTGCAGCGGGTTTACCTTGCAAGAGCACTTATCTCTAACCCTGAGCTGCTGATTTTAGATGAGCCTACTTCAAATATTGACCCCTATGGAAGCTTTTGTTTTTTTAGTCTTTTGGAAAAGATAAATGCCGATAAGACAATAATAGTGGTGACTCATAATCTGAATTTGCTGGCTACCAAAATTAATAGTGTGGCATGCGTTAACAGATATCTGCTTTACAATGACAAGCCTGAGCTTACAAAAGAGATGATGGAAATAATGTACGGTATCCATGATGAACATACTTGCTCTATCGGTGCTTATGTCAGCGAAGAGATAGACCACCTTACAAAGTGTGAGCATAGGGATAAGTGTATGAAGACTTTTAACAGCGTTAAATAG
- a CDS encoding zinc ABC transporter substrate-binding protein has product MKKWFFSLIILLCSQISYSADIIFVSISPVKYIADNIVGGKYHVKALVPENFNPHLFEPRPKEMRELSKAKYYFSIGDTFDHVWLEKLYSVNKGVKVVYIDKDITKQRLEKHSHDEKHENEGDNNFYDPHIWLSPNNVKIMAKNILDFMAEADKDNLPFYESNYQKLVKSMDELVINFKKTFDRCESKNILVFHPSWGYFAKDFGLKQVAIEAEGIEPSMSHIKGIVDFAKKEDAKFLFVQPQIDSRITNTLAKQLNIEIIKVNPLSYNYIGELELIKNAFEKKCKGKDE; this is encoded by the coding sequence ATGAAAAAATGGTTTTTTAGTTTAATTATACTTTTATGCAGTCAAATATCTTATTCTGCGGATATTATTTTTGTAAGTATTTCACCTGTAAAATATATTGCTGATAATATTGTGGGGGGGAAATATCACGTAAAAGCGCTTGTCCCGGAAAATTTTAACCCTCATCTTTTTGAGCCAAGGCCTAAGGAGATGAGAGAGCTGTCAAAGGCAAAATATTATTTTTCAATAGGGGATACATTTGATCATGTATGGCTTGAAAAATTATATTCGGTAAATAAGGGGGTAAAAGTAGTTTATATAGATAAGGATATTACAAAACAGAGGCTTGAAAAGCACAGTCATGATGAAAAGCATGAAAATGAGGGGGATAACAATTTTTATGATCCTCATATTTGGCTAAGTCCTAATAATGTTAAAATTATGGCAAAAAATATTTTGGATTTTATGGCTGAAGCAGACAAAGATAACCTTCCATTTTATGAATCTAATTATCAAAAACTTGTAAAGAGTATGGACGAGCTTGTGATAAATTTCAAAAAAACTTTTGACAGGTGTGAAAGTAAAAATATTCTTGTTTTTCACCCTTCTTGGGGATATTTTGCAAAAGATTTCGGATTGAAGCAAGTGGCAATTGAGGCTGAAGGGATTGAGCCGTCAATGAGCCATATAAAAGGTATCGTTGATTTTGCCAAAAAAGAGGATGCAAAATTCTTGTTCGTCCAGCCGCAAATTGACAGCAGAATTACAAATACGTTAGCAAAGCAGCTTAATATTGAAATAATAAAAGTTAATCCTTTAAGTTACAACTATATTGGCGAACTTGAATTGATTAAAAATGCTTTTGAAAAAAAGTGTAAGGGCAAAGATGAGTAA
- a CDS encoding C_GCAxxG_C_C family protein, with product MSDTKSIKIDKVKTLAEQYFNEGYYCSEAVLKAFEDVTGIFFSDDFKRSMTILGEGIGASGCVCGAVSSSVMIAGSLTGRKSPNEDKRLSQKLGKIFMERFKEKFKTTCCKSLTKRSELIFGIGKYKHCQQISSFCAELLVDILIDENLID from the coding sequence ATGAGTGATACTAAAAGCATCAAGATAGACAAAGTAAAGACACTGGCAGAGCAATATTTCAATGAGGGGTATTACTGCTCGGAGGCAGTTTTAAAAGCTTTTGAAGATGTAACAGGAATATTTTTTTCCGATGATTTTAAAAGGTCTATGACCATTTTGGGTGAGGGGATTGGTGCTTCAGGTTGCGTATGCGGTGCAGTATCATCTTCCGTAATGATAGCGGGGAGTCTGACCGGAAGAAAAAGTCCCAATGAGGACAAAAGACTTTCCCAAAAGTTAGGGAAGATTTTTATGGAGCGGTTTAAAGAAAAGTTTAAAACTACCTGTTGCAAGTCTTTGACAAAAAGGAGCGAGTTGATTTTTGGTATTGGTAAATACAAGCATTGTCAGCAAATTTCGAGCTTTTGTGCAGAGCTTCTTGTTGATATATTGATTGATGAAAACCTCATAGATTAA
- a CDS encoding acyl-CoA thioesterase: protein MFSKEIELRFSDMDMYGHLNHAKYFTLMEAARTELFLDDFLKLKEDNIFLLITDVECSYKRPVSLGDKLIIDMEFYQISRTRFEGKYILHNGSGLVYAEAKTTLACFDANKGKSCEVPQMLKEKFEEVNK from the coding sequence ATGTTTTCAAAGGAGATTGAACTAAGGTTTTCAGATATGGATATGTATGGGCATTTAAATCATGCCAAATATTTTACTTTGATGGAAGCGGCAAGGACAGAGCTATTTTTGGATGACTTTTTAAAACTGAAAGAGGATAATATCTTTTTGTTAATAACTGATGTAGAGTGTTCATACAAGCGTCCCGTGTCTTTGGGTGATAAGTTAATAATAGACATGGAATTTTATCAGATTTCAAGGACACGGTTTGAAGGGAAATATATTTTGCACAATGGAAGCGGTCTTGTATATGCCGAGGCAAAAACTACTCTTGCATGTTTTGATGCAAATAAAGGGAAAAGCTGTGAAGTGCCACAAATGCTTAAAGAAAAGTTTGAGGAAGTGAATAAATGA
- a CDS encoding DUF554 domain-containing protein: MVLGTIVNAAAVTVGTVIGLFFGKRIKGELKESVLKALGLAVVVLGIKMAFEEHDFLAALISLVVGTIVGEIIDIEDKLDKIGSFIQNKTRSTSNTFVLGFVTASVLFCVGSMTIIGAIKDGLNNDPSVLYVKSMLDGVSSVILTSTLGIGVLFSAIVILIYQGGLSLLASSAVFLLENEIYVNGISVVGGIIIVGIGLNMLNIVKIKTANMLPALFIIPLYDFIKITYF; the protein is encoded by the coding sequence ATGGTCTTAGGGACGATTGTTAATGCTGCCGCGGTTACGGTGGGCACGGTTATAGGACTTTTTTTCGGAAAGAGGATAAAGGGCGAGCTTAAAGAATCTGTACTAAAAGCTTTGGGGCTTGCAGTAGTAGTTTTAGGGATAAAAATGGCTTTTGAGGAGCACGATTTTCTTGCCGCCTTGATTTCTTTGGTTGTAGGTACCATAGTAGGTGAGATTATAGATATAGAAGACAAATTGGACAAAATTGGTTCATTTATTCAAAATAAGACGAGAAGCACTTCAAATACATTTGTGCTTGGGTTTGTTACTGCAAGCGTGTTGTTTTGTGTGGGCTCAATGACAATAATCGGTGCGATAAAAGACGGTTTAAACAATGACCCTTCCGTTTTGTATGTTAAAAGCATGTTGGATGGTGTTTCTTCGGTTATATTGACATCCACTCTTGGGATAGGTGTATTGTTTTCGGCAATAGTGATTTTGATTTATCAGGGCGGGCTAAGTCTTCTTGCCTCAAGTGCAGTATTTTTGCTGGAAAATGAAATTTATGTAAACGGTATATCCGTTGTGGGTGGGATTATCATTGTAGGGATTGGGCTTAATATGCTTAATATTGTCAAAATAAAAACGGCAAACATGCTGCCTGCACTTTTTATAATCCCTTTATATGACTTTATAAAAATAACATATTTTTGA
- a CDS encoding YihA family ribosome biogenesis GTP-binding protein: MNAEFIKSALLPKDYPNHNLSEVAFLGRSNVGKSSVINVLLGRKSLVKVGKTPGKTRLINFFNIDNKMVFVDLPGYGYAKVSKKEKESWSKNIYAYISSRNQLKLCVLILDIRRVPTEDDISVINMLYELDRDVLFILNKSDKLSGNEITKQVKVISDNLGLIKENFVIFSATKRRGIDEAWEKINKTLY, from the coding sequence TTGAATGCGGAATTTATAAAATCGGCTCTTTTGCCAAAAGATTATCCTAATCACAATTTAAGTGAAGTGGCTTTCTTAGGGAGAAGTAACGTTGGTAAATCGAGTGTAATTAATGTATTGCTTGGTAGAAAAAGTCTTGTCAAAGTAGGTAAAACACCGGGGAAGACAAGACTCATAAACTTTTTTAATATTGATAATAAGATGGTTTTTGTAGACTTGCCGGGATACGGATATGCTAAAGTATCAAAGAAAGAGAAAGAGAGCTGGTCTAAAAATATTTATGCTTATATCTCTTCGAGAAATCAGCTTAAATTATGCGTTTTGATACTTGATATCAGGCGGGTGCCGACGGAAGATGATATTAGTGTTATTAATATGCTTTATGAACTTGACCGTGATGTTTTGTTTATTTTAAACAAATCCGACAAACTTTCAGGAAATGAGATAACCAAACAGGTTAAGGTTATTTCCGATAATTTAGGTTTAATTAAAGAAAATTTTGTAATATTTTCGGCTACAAAAAGAAGAGGTATTGATGAAGCTTGGGAAAAGATTAACAAAACGTTATATTAA
- a CDS encoding phosphoesterase, whose translation MILHVTHNDLDGAGCAVLIKKYLDVADTVYLNYDEIDNYLIKNYNSFNKIIITDLSPTIETAKFLTNYVELFFIDHHKTSEELSKVIDSYHDISKSATLLTLEWLKEIGCQVEEYRDFAECVNDYDMWHLKREDSLTMNMYFSLVGINRFVKRFLENPSTKFDNYEKMLLEIEEESKSKYLDNALKNLTFFEDVEGRKFAVIFAERYNSELGHHIINNTEAQYVVIINAQKKKISLRSKNEIDVSKIAVNNGGGGHKNAAGFSTDFDFCLNTFLTSCGVLP comes from the coding sequence ATGATTCTGCATGTTACACATAATGATTTGGATGGTGCGGGGTGCGCTGTTTTGATAAAAAAATATCTTGATGTGGCTGATACGGTTTATTTGAATTATGATGAAATAGACAATTACCTTATTAAAAATTATAACAGTTTCAATAAGATAATAATTACTGACCTTTCACCTACTATTGAAACGGCAAAGTTTTTGACAAACTACGTAGAGCTGTTTTTTATCGATCATCATAAAACTTCAGAGGAGTTAAGCAAAGTAATTGATTCTTATCATGATATTTCAAAGTCGGCTACTTTATTGACATTAGAATGGCTAAAAGAGATTGGCTGTCAGGTGGAAGAATACAGGGACTTTGCAGAGTGTGTTAATGATTATGATATGTGGCATCTGAAGAGGGAAGACAGTTTGACTATGAATATGTATTTTTCGTTAGTGGGGATAAATAGATTTGTAAAAAGGTTTTTGGAAAATCCTTCCACAAAGTTTGACAATTATGAAAAGATGCTGCTTGAGATTGAAGAGGAGTCAAAGAGTAAATATCTTGATAATGCATTAAAAAATCTTACATTTTTCGAGGATGTTGAAGGGAGAAAATTTGCGGTAATTTTTGCGGAAAGGTATAATTCTGAGCTTGGTCACCATATTATTAATAATACGGAAGCTCAATATGTGGTAATAATCAATGCACAGAAAAAGAAAATTTCTCTTCGCTCCAAAAATGAGATAGATGTGAGTAAAATAGCTGTCAATAACGGTGGTGGCGGACATAAAAATGCCGCCGGTTTTTCGACTGATTTTGATTTTTGTCTAAATACTTTTCTGACTAGTTGCGGGGTGCTGCCTTGA
- a CDS encoding YjbQ family protein has protein sequence MKSFRKELWFNTRERVEFINITSEVQQAVNESGIKEGLCLVNAMHITASVFINDHESGLHSDYKRWLEELAPHEPLSLYKHNLTGEDNGDAHLKRQIMGREVVVAVTNGRLDFGPWEQIFYGEFDGKRRKRVLIKIIGE, from the coding sequence ATGAAATCTTTTAGAAAAGAATTGTGGTTTAATACAAGAGAAAGGGTTGAGTTTATAAATATTACTTCAGAGGTTCAACAAGCTGTTAATGAAAGCGGAATAAAAGAAGGGTTGTGCCTTGTTAATGCCATGCACATAACAGCTTCGGTCTTTATCAACGACCACGAATCTGGTTTGCACAGTGACTACAAAAGATGGCTTGAAGAGCTTGCACCGCATGAGCCTTTAAGTCTTTACAAGCATAATTTGACTGGAGAAGATAACGGAGATGCTCATCTTAAAAGACAGATAATGGGAAGAGAAGTAGTCGTAGCCGTTACAAACGGTAGACTTGACTTTGGACCTTGGGAGCAGATATTTTACGGAGAATTTGACGGGAAAAGACGTAAAAGAGTACTTATTAAAATAATCGGAGAATAA
- a CDS encoding NAD-binding protein codes for MIIICGIGYFEEQLIANIKDREVIAIELDKEKAARIESQYPHVKAIIGDASSVLAWKKIDLENVQHIITAFKDADVSLEICFFIRKTFKLDIPILVISYSGDIENKFAEFGVTLINPLEMSINLVINKLNKNYSKAIDIGIRKGELIEMNVLSKSHLTDRKLKNIRPSNWHVAAIYRNNEIVIPTGNVKIKVGDKVIIFGEPKVLENLANIFLKGIPQFPLQYGKIMSLYIFSDKDLLSLSGSVHLFKHIRSQRLEIIAVDTVVEEEKIISLFEKNEITKDYSITPAETFFENLNRPDNGINVFIQRKSTFFKKLKIKQILKETSKPTALMKNGANFSKILVSLNSPDMTHILEIAVELARLFKVEVGAVYATLPKALRNEEDAELLQESYTIVNDFKSIYKINIDYTVIEGNPVRETLRFLSKEDSLLFIIGYERFNPGSFFKPSVAYHLATKTTFSTILIPQSVD; via the coding sequence ATGATAATAATTTGCGGAATAGGATATTTTGAAGAACAACTTATCGCTAACATTAAAGATAGGGAAGTAATTGCAATAGAGTTGGACAAAGAAAAGGCCGCCAGAATTGAATCTCAATATCCGCACGTAAAAGCAATTATAGGTGATGCAAGTAGCGTATTGGCATGGAAAAAAATAGACCTTGAAAATGTTCAACACATCATAACTGCCTTCAAAGATGCCGATGTAAGTCTTGAAATATGTTTTTTTATCAGAAAAACCTTTAAACTTGACATCCCAATTTTGGTTATTTCATACTCCGGGGATATTGAAAATAAATTCGCAGAGTTTGGTGTCACACTGATAAACCCTCTTGAAATGTCAATCAACCTTGTAATAAATAAACTCAACAAAAATTATTCGAAAGCTATCGATATAGGTATAAGAAAGGGTGAGCTGATTGAAATGAATGTCTTATCAAAATCTCACCTAACTGATAGAAAATTAAAGAATATTAGGCCTTCAAACTGGCATGTGGCAGCCATTTACAGAAATAACGAAATCGTTATCCCCACTGGCAATGTAAAAATTAAAGTGGGGGATAAAGTTATCATATTTGGTGAGCCCAAAGTTTTGGAAAACCTTGCAAACATATTCTTAAAAGGTATCCCTCAATTCCCCCTTCAATATGGTAAAATTATGTCTTTATATATCTTTTCCGACAAAGATTTACTCTCATTAAGCGGAAGTGTCCATCTATTTAAGCACATAAGGTCACAGCGCCTTGAAATAATTGCTGTGGATACTGTTGTCGAAGAGGAAAAAATTATTTCGCTATTTGAAAAAAATGAAATAACAAAAGATTATAGCATAACTCCTGCAGAAACTTTCTTTGAAAATCTTAACAGACCGGATAATGGAATAAATGTATTCATTCAAAGAAAATCTACATTCTTTAAAAAACTTAAGATAAAGCAAATCTTAAAAGAAACTTCAAAACCTACGGCTCTTATGAAAAATGGCGCTAATTTTTCAAAAATCTTGGTAAGCTTAAACAGCCCGGATATGACACACATTCTTGAAATTGCAGTAGAGCTTGCAAGACTGTTTAAAGTGGAAGTCGGTGCGGTATATGCTACACTTCCGAAGGCTTTACGCAATGAAGAAGATGCCGAACTCTTGCAAGAATCTTACACCATAGTCAACGATTTTAAGTCTATATATAAAATAAACATCGATTATACAGTAATTGAGGGTAATCCCGTTAGGGAAACATTAAGATTTTTATCCAAAGAAGATAGTTTGTTATTTATAATTGGGTATGAACGCTTTAATCCCGGCTCATTTTTTAAACCATCCGTTGCATATCACCTTGCAACAAAAACAACATTTTCTACAATATTAATACCTCAGAGTGTGGATTAA
- a CDS encoding cation:proton antiporter: protein MSSHEALLLFLMAAIAFISPYLGKKLRLPIPVIEILLGILIGTFIKIDKHAFTIIKFISEFGFLVLMYLAGLELDIEDLKKTPKKDFLIYVLYYLIVIGVLFGTAILFNLPIPLVLLVSMSAIGLLYPILSASNALNTNIGRTLLIIGSVGEIISLIIITATTIYYSYGFSIKSVYHISEILFFCIFAYLALKSLKLFSWWYPNTLLKIVSSDNSAETGMRTNFLNMLVFVALAAYLNIEIIIGSFIGGMLYATILKDNEDIREGFEMFGNGFLIPIFFIYVGLVFDINSLTNITTIIYAVSLSIGIFVVRLLASLVFVFADINLRSIIAIPLSTSFPLTLLVAFAEIGKATNILSVEMASAAILTSILTAIIYPPILKVAMKFAR from the coding sequence ATGTCTTCACATGAAGCTTTACTTTTATTTTTAATGGCTGCCATCGCCTTTATTTCACCTTATCTCGGCAAAAAACTGCGTCTGCCGATACCTGTAATTGAAATATTGTTAGGGATTTTGATTGGTACATTTATCAAGATTGATAAGCATGCATTTACCATTATAAAATTTATATCCGAATTTGGATTTTTGGTCTTGATGTATTTGGCAGGGCTTGAGCTTGACATAGAAGATTTGAAAAAGACTCCGAAAAAAGATTTTTTAATATATGTACTATACTACCTTATAGTAATAGGTGTGCTTTTTGGCACAGCCATCTTATTTAACCTACCAATACCTTTGGTCCTCTTGGTATCTATGTCGGCAATCGGGCTTTTATACCCAATCCTTTCAGCAAGTAATGCATTGAATACAAATATCGGAAGGACACTCTTAATCATTGGCAGTGTCGGAGAAATAATAAGTCTTATTATCATAACCGCAACAACAATTTATTACAGCTACGGTTTCAGCATTAAGTCTGTTTACCATATTTCGGAAATTTTATTTTTCTGTATCTTTGCATATCTGGCTTTAAAGAGCTTGAAACTCTTTTCATGGTGGTATCCAAATACATTACTAAAAATTGTCAGCAGTGACAACTCCGCCGAAACAGGTATGCGTACTAACTTTTTAAATATGCTTGTATTTGTCGCCCTTGCCGCATATTTGAACATTGAAATCATTATAGGCAGCTTCATCGGCGGTATGCTTTATGCGACAATTTTAAAAGATAACGAAGACATAAGAGAAGGTTTTGAAATGTTTGGAAACGGCTTTTTGATACCTATCTTCTTTATATATGTCGGCCTGGTATTTGATATTAACAGCCTTACAAATATTACGACAATAATATATGCAGTTTCTCTCTCTATCGGAATATTCGTGGTAAGACTTCTGGCAAGCCTTGTTTTTGTGTTTGCTGACATAAACTTGCGCAGTATAATTGCAATACCGCTCAGCACATCTTTTCCACTGACACTTTTGGTGGCATTTGCCGAAATTGGGAAAGCTACAAACATATTAAGTGTTGAAATGGCAAGTGCAGCAATCTTGACATCAATATTAACGGCAATTATCTATCCACCTATTTTAAAAGTGGCAATGAAATTTGCAAGATAA